The following are encoded together in the Pectobacterium punjabense genome:
- a CDS encoding iron transporter, translating to MNMQKSLIAGAVIAGIFTAPAALAFKEYPAGEPVSINEMEIAAVYLQPIDMEPRGMGLPAAKADIHLEADIHAAEGNKNGFGAGEWMPFLTIAYTLTNTDTGAKQEGTFMPMVASDGPHYGANIKMMGVGNYKVTYHIDPPSKAGMHRHTDGETGVGRWWKPFDVSFDFKYVGLE from the coding sequence ATGAATATGCAAAAAAGTCTGATTGCAGGTGCCGTTATTGCCGGTATTTTCACTGCGCCTGCCGCGCTGGCGTTTAAAGAATATCCAGCGGGTGAGCCGGTTTCCATCAACGAAATGGAAATTGCTGCCGTTTATCTGCAACCTATCGACATGGAACCGCGCGGGATGGGGCTGCCAGCTGCGAAAGCGGACATCCATCTGGAGGCCGATATTCACGCTGCTGAAGGCAACAAAAACGGCTTCGGTGCCGGTGAGTGGATGCCGTTCCTGACCATCGCGTACACCCTGACTAACACCGATACCGGTGCGAAACAGGAAGGGACCTTTATGCCGATGGTTGCCAGCGATGGCCCACACTACGGTGCGAACATCAAAATGATGGGCGTGGGTAACTACAAAGTGACTTACCACATCGATCCGCCATCAAAAGCGGGTATGCACCGTCACACTGACGGTGAAACGGGTGTTGGCCGCTGGTGGAAACCGTTTGATGTCAGCTTTGACTTCAAATACGTCGGCTTAGAATAA
- the cbl gene encoding HTH-type transcriptional regulator Cbl: MNFQQLKIIRESARCNYNLTEVANTLFTSQSGVSRHIRELEEELGIEIFIRRGKRLLGMTEPGKELLVVAERILNDASNIRRLANVFTNNDTGQLVIATTHTQARYSLPPVIKAFRSLYPQVRLVLNQGTPDEIVAMLHSGEADIGIASEQLINDPSLAAFSYYRWHHSVIVPEHHPLTQEPVITLEMLNAEPLITYRQGITGRSRLDRAFQAVGMSPDITLSAQDSDVIKTYVELGLGVGILADMSYDAVRDKGLVRLNAEHLFEANTVWLGLKKGQLQRNYAWKFIQLCNTELSLDDIKDKVFSDNDEAVIDYQI, encoded by the coding sequence GTGAACTTTCAGCAACTGAAGATTATTCGTGAATCAGCACGGTGCAACTACAACCTGACCGAGGTAGCGAATACGCTGTTTACCTCTCAATCCGGCGTGAGTCGCCATATCCGCGAGCTGGAAGAAGAGCTGGGGATTGAAATTTTTATCCGTCGCGGTAAGCGCCTGTTAGGGATGACTGAACCGGGGAAAGAGCTACTGGTGGTGGCGGAGCGCATTCTGAATGACGCTAGCAACATTCGTCGGTTGGCGAATGTCTTCACCAATAACGACACCGGGCAACTGGTGATCGCGACCACGCATACGCAGGCGCGTTACAGCCTGCCGCCGGTGATTAAAGCCTTCCGCTCTTTGTATCCACAGGTGCGTCTGGTGCTGAATCAGGGCACGCCGGATGAAATCGTGGCGATGCTCCATTCCGGCGAAGCTGATATCGGCATTGCCAGCGAACAATTGATTAACGATCCCTCACTGGCGGCGTTCTCCTACTACCGCTGGCACCACTCGGTGATTGTGCCAGAGCACCATCCGCTGACACAGGAGCCGGTTATTACGCTGGAAATGCTCAATGCAGAACCACTGATTACCTATCGTCAGGGGATTACGGGGCGTTCGCGCTTGGATCGTGCATTTCAGGCGGTGGGAATGTCGCCGGATATTACGCTGAGTGCGCAGGATTCGGATGTGATTAAAACCTATGTTGAGCTGGGACTTGGCGTCGGGATTCTGGCCGATATGTCATACGACGCCGTGCGTGACAAAGGCTTGGTACGGTTAAATGCCGAGCATTTGTTTGAGGCCAACACGGTCTGGCTGGGGCTAAAAAAAGGTCAGTTACAGCGTAACTATGCCTGGAAATTTATTCAGCTGTGTAATACAGAGCTGTCGCTGGATGACATTAAGGACAAGGTCTTCTCGGATAACGATGAAGCGGTGATTGACTACCAAATCTGA
- a CDS encoding Fe-S-containing protein, whose protein sequence is MSYFFITTLQSFLPIALLLGLSWSHRSTPTIGQLGWITLLALCAGTFIGVHFPNGQAFLLGFTAFQALALILFLACQCFSHPRLGYLWQALLVAGAAVQWGRDPNLTALTTTHVVNTDLLLNFSAVVLAFGWLVFCAALCGMIVRRIRLLRWPLLALLVALLLLPISGNLLLLLMKLQTIGLTKPRLSYVAHVTNSAYLLNYLSALCMAVLAVGLVWPLLHARRQVLVTHEAIEKRKVTAGYRNVRRTLLATVAALLVVVFVQLYWDKVASQPPRLSEAQPVTLAADGKVHIPIEQVRDGKLHRFVWIADDGKAVRFFIINRYPDRLRLGVVFDACLLCGDQGYVMEGNQVICVACGVHIFIPSIGKAGGCNPVPIEGWSNDDNELVIGRASLAAGTNYFSTVVSMEVIDPVDGSKLTNVNAEHKYRYGGKTYFFSSEANYNRFRESPAKFATAKAAAGEPAEEE, encoded by the coding sequence ATGAGTTATTTCTTTATCACGACACTCCAATCCTTCCTGCCGATTGCACTATTACTGGGGCTAAGTTGGAGTCATCGTTCCACGCCGACGATCGGGCAGTTGGGCTGGATCACGCTGCTGGCGCTGTGTGCCGGTACGTTTATTGGCGTTCATTTTCCTAACGGGCAAGCGTTTCTGCTTGGGTTTACGGCGTTTCAGGCGCTTGCCTTGATCCTGTTTCTTGCCTGTCAGTGTTTTTCCCATCCGCGTCTCGGCTATTTGTGGCAGGCGTTGCTAGTGGCAGGCGCGGCGGTGCAGTGGGGCCGCGATCCCAATCTGACTGCATTGACCACCACCCATGTGGTGAATACCGATCTGCTGCTGAATTTCAGTGCCGTGGTACTGGCGTTTGGCTGGCTGGTATTTTGTGCCGCGCTGTGCGGCATGATTGTACGTCGCATTCGTTTACTGCGTTGGCCGCTGCTGGCGTTGCTGGTCGCACTTCTGTTGTTGCCGATAAGCGGTAACCTGCTGCTGTTGCTAATGAAATTGCAGACGATCGGGCTAACCAAACCGCGCCTTAGCTATGTGGCGCACGTCACCAACAGCGCGTATTTATTAAACTATCTCAGTGCGCTATGCATGGCGGTATTGGCTGTGGGGCTGGTTTGGCCGCTGTTGCATGCGCGTCGTCAGGTGCTGGTTACGCATGAGGCGATTGAAAAACGAAAAGTGACGGCAGGCTATCGCAATGTACGCCGCACGCTGCTGGCGACGGTAGCAGCGCTGCTGGTTGTCGTTTTCGTTCAGCTTTACTGGGACAAGGTCGCGTCGCAGCCGCCTCGCTTGTCTGAAGCACAGCCGGTGACGCTGGCGGCCGATGGCAAAGTACATATTCCGATTGAACAGGTACGTGATGGCAAACTGCATCGCTTTGTGTGGATTGCCGATGATGGTAAGGCCGTGCGCTTTTTCATCATTAACCGCTATCCCGATCGTCTGCGTCTGGGCGTGGTGTTTGATGCCTGTCTGCTGTGCGGCGATCAGGGCTACGTGATGGAAGGCAATCAGGTGATTTGTGTCGCCTGCGGGGTGCATATTTTCATTCCTTCCATCGGGAAAGCGGGTGGCTGCAATCCGGTGCCGATTGAAGGATGGAGCAACGACGATAACGAACTGGTGATTGGACGCGCTTCACTGGCAGCGGGTACTAACTACTTCTCGACGGTGGTGTCGATGGAAGTGATCGATCCGGTCGATGGTTCCAAGCTGACCAACGTGAACGCAGAGCATAAATATCGCTACGGCGGTAAAACGTACTTCTTCTCGTCAGAAGCGAACTATAACCGCTTCCGCGAAAGTCCCGCGAAATTTGCCACGGCTAAAGCGGCGGCTGGCGAACCCGCGGAGGAGGAATAA
- the gltP gene encoding glutamate/aspartate:proton symporter GltP — translation MKTQKISLAWQILIALVLGIALGAVLHEQQESRQWLISNILSPAGDIFIRLIKMIVVPIVIATLIVGIAGVGDAKKLGRIGFKTILYFEIITTVAIILGITLANIFQPGHGIDMSTLTAVDISQYQKTTEQVQSGSHSLVGTILSLIPPNIFAAMARGDMLPIIFFSVLFGLGLSSLPKEHRDPLLNVFRGVSETMFKVTHMIMRYAPVGVFALISVTVANFGFASLWPLAKLVMLVYAAIFFFGLVVLGAVARLCKLRITVLIRILKDELILAYSTASSETVLPRIIEKMEAYGAPKSITSFVVPTGYSFNLDGSTLYQSIAAIFIAQLYGIDLSIGQEIVLVLTLMLTSKGIAGVPGVSFVVLLATLGSVGIPLEGLAFIAGVDRILDMARTALNVVGNALAVLVIAKWEHQFDEKKAQAYERELKGISTQPAQQG, via the coding sequence ATGAAAACACAAAAAATCAGCCTTGCCTGGCAAATCCTTATTGCGTTGGTTCTTGGTATTGCACTCGGTGCCGTGCTGCATGAACAGCAGGAAAGTCGCCAGTGGCTCATCAGCAATATTCTCAGCCCTGCGGGCGATATCTTTATCCGCCTGATTAAAATGATTGTTGTCCCCATTGTTATCGCAACCCTGATCGTCGGGATTGCAGGCGTAGGGGATGCCAAAAAACTTGGGCGCATCGGCTTCAAAACTATCCTCTATTTTGAAATCATCACGACAGTGGCGATTATTCTGGGCATCACGCTGGCTAACATCTTCCAACCGGGTCATGGCATTGATATGTCGACGCTGACTGCCGTTGATATCTCGCAGTATCAAAAGACAACGGAACAGGTGCAGAGTGGTTCACATAGTCTGGTTGGCACGATACTGTCGCTGATTCCGCCGAATATCTTCGCGGCGATGGCGCGCGGTGACATGTTGCCGATCATCTTCTTCTCGGTGCTATTTGGTTTGGGCTTGTCTTCGTTGCCTAAAGAACATCGTGATCCACTGCTGAACGTCTTTCGTGGTGTATCGGAAACGATGTTTAAAGTGACGCATATGATCATGCGTTACGCGCCGGTTGGGGTGTTTGCGCTGATTTCCGTCACCGTGGCCAACTTCGGTTTCGCTTCGCTGTGGCCACTGGCTAAGCTGGTGATGCTGGTTTATGCGGCGATATTCTTCTTCGGGCTGGTGGTGCTCGGCGCGGTGGCACGGTTGTGTAAGCTGCGTATCACCGTGTTGATTCGTATTTTGAAAGATGAGCTGATCCTCGCCTATTCCACCGCCAGCTCTGAAACCGTGCTGCCACGTATCATCGAAAAAATGGAAGCCTATGGCGCGCCAAAATCGATAACCAGCTTCGTAGTGCCGACGGGCTACTCCTTTAACCTCGATGGTTCGACGCTGTACCAGAGTATTGCAGCTATTTTCATCGCACAGCTGTACGGTATCGACCTGTCGATTGGGCAGGAAATCGTGCTGGTATTGACGCTGATGCTAACTTCCAAAGGTATTGCTGGTGTACCGGGTGTGTCGTTTGTCGTACTGCTCGCCACGCTGGGTAGCGTTGGCATTCCGCTGGAAGGTCTGGCATTTATTGCGGGTGTTGACCGCATTCTCGATATGGCGAGAACTGCGCTGAACGTGGTAGGAAATGCGCTGGCGGTGCTGGTGATTGCCAAGTGGGAACACCAGTTCGACGAAAAGAAAGCGCAGGCCTATGAGCGTGAACTTAAAGGGATAAGTACGCAGCCGGCTCAGCAGGGATAA
- a CDS encoding TlpA family protein disulfide reductase, which produces MKWRNGITALCLLGAVALSGCKEEQVSVGAQAPALAAYDLAGQQVDLSRWQGKSVYLNFWSSGCGGCMIEMGALEKLSKEFGDKVVVVAVNTDPDGVDITSMLAHHNVTYPVVRDQLGITKERYQVSGTPTSFIIDANGKVTDQHQGARDEAQLTELFQKLASRT; this is translated from the coding sequence ATGAAATGGCGTAACGGAATTACCGCACTCTGTCTACTGGGGGCAGTGGCGCTGAGCGGCTGCAAGGAAGAACAGGTTAGCGTCGGGGCACAGGCACCTGCGTTGGCAGCCTACGATCTCGCGGGGCAGCAGGTGGATCTGTCGCGCTGGCAGGGGAAAAGTGTCTATCTGAATTTCTGGTCGTCGGGCTGTGGTGGTTGCATGATTGAAATGGGGGCGCTGGAAAAGCTGAGCAAGGAGTTCGGTGATAAAGTGGTTGTTGTGGCAGTGAACACCGATCCTGACGGTGTAGATATCACCTCGATGCTGGCACACCATAACGTGACGTATCCGGTGGTACGCGATCAGTTGGGTATTACCAAAGAGCGCTATCAGGTCAGCGGTACGCCGACCTCATTTATCATTGATGCCAACGGTAAGGTGACCGATCAGCATCAGGGCGCAAGAGATGAAGCGCAACTGACCGAACTGTTTCAGAAGCTGGCAAGCCGGACATAA
- a CDS encoding ABC transporter ATP-binding protein, giving the protein MSVEVNVQEKTQAAEAVIETRQLYKRFGQVTALEDINIRIARGEFVAIMGASGSGKTTLMNILTCLDTVSEGQVLLDGIDAAGLDEEGRRQFRADKIGLVFQQFHLIPFLTALENVMLAQHYHSVVDEAAAQRVLEQVGLAHRVDHLPSQLSGGEQQRVCIARALVNEPPVIFADEPTGNLDEENERRVLDLLKDLHRQGRTIVMVTHNPELGRFADRIIRLQHGKYFGEEVNHHEMA; this is encoded by the coding sequence ATGTCTGTAGAAGTAAACGTGCAGGAAAAGACGCAGGCAGCGGAGGCGGTGATTGAAACTCGCCAGCTCTATAAACGCTTTGGTCAGGTTACCGCGCTGGAAGATATTAATATCCGCATCGCACGCGGCGAGTTTGTCGCCATCATGGGCGCGTCTGGTTCCGGTAAAACCACGTTGATGAACATTCTCACCTGTCTGGATACGGTAAGCGAAGGGCAGGTGCTGTTGGATGGCATTGATGCTGCTGGGCTGGACGAGGAAGGGCGGCGACAGTTCCGTGCCGATAAAATTGGGCTGGTATTCCAGCAGTTCCACCTGATCCCGTTTTTGACCGCGTTGGAGAATGTGATGCTGGCGCAGCATTACCACAGCGTGGTGGATGAAGCCGCGGCGCAGCGCGTACTTGAGCAGGTTGGGCTGGCGCATCGCGTTGATCACTTACCGAGCCAGCTTTCCGGGGGGGAGCAGCAGCGTGTCTGCATCGCCCGCGCGCTGGTGAATGAACCTCCGGTGATTTTTGCCGATGAACCGACGGGAAATCTGGACGAAGAGAACGAACGACGGGTGCTGGATCTGCTGAAAGATCTGCATCGGCAGGGGCGCACCATCGTGATGGTGACGCACAATCCTGAATTGGGGCGGTTTGCCGATCGCATTATCCGCCTGCAACACGGTAAGTATTTCGGTGAAGAGGTGAATCATCATGAAATGGCGTAA
- a CDS encoding DMT family transporter, whose protein sequence is MLIGVLFALAAGLMWGLIFVGPLIVPDYSAALQSTGRYLAFGLIALPLAWLDRRRLRKLTRSDWLEATKLTVIGNLLYYFLLASAIQRTGAPISTMIIGTLPVVISVTANVLYSKHDGRVAWRRLLPSLLLIASGLVCVNIAELKGTEIAFDFWRYASGIAMAFCAVICWTWYPLRNARWLRDHKNHTPLTWATAQGLVTLPLALLGYILVCGHLALTDASFAQPFGPRPEVFISLMLAIGLLCSWIGTLFWNEASQRLPTVLVGPLIVFETLAGLAYAFMIRQSLPPLLTLCGIACLIIGVIYAMRVKPEPVVVEVTVPVSRTE, encoded by the coding sequence ATGCTGATTGGTGTTTTATTTGCGCTTGCCGCCGGGCTGATGTGGGGACTGATTTTCGTTGGCCCCTTGATCGTACCGGACTACTCTGCTGCCTTGCAGTCCACTGGGCGCTATCTGGCTTTTGGGCTGATTGCCCTGCCGCTAGCCTGGCTCGATCGCCGTCGCCTGCGCAAGCTAACCCGCAGCGATTGGTTGGAAGCCACAAAGCTCACGGTTATTGGCAACCTGCTGTACTACTTTCTGCTTGCCAGCGCGATCCAACGCACGGGGGCACCAATATCGACGATGATTATTGGCACGCTGCCCGTCGTGATTTCCGTCACCGCGAATGTCCTGTACAGCAAACATGACGGTCGCGTGGCTTGGCGTCGGTTGCTACCCTCGCTGCTGCTGATTGCTTCCGGGCTTGTCTGCGTGAACATCGCGGAGCTAAAGGGAACTGAGATCGCCTTCGATTTCTGGCGTTACGCCAGCGGTATTGCAATGGCGTTTTGCGCCGTCATTTGCTGGACCTGGTATCCGCTGCGTAACGCCCGCTGGTTGCGCGACCACAAAAACCATACGCCGCTTACCTGGGCCACCGCACAAGGTCTGGTCACGCTACCGCTGGCGCTATTGGGTTATATTCTGGTGTGTGGTCATCTGGCGCTGACGGATGCGTCGTTTGCGCAACCGTTCGGCCCACGGCCTGAGGTTTTCATTTCACTCATGCTGGCCATTGGGCTGTTGTGTTCATGGATCGGCACGCTATTTTGGAACGAGGCGAGCCAACGTCTGCCGACGGTGTTGGTCGGACCGTTGATTGTATTTGAAACGCTGGCGGGGCTGGCCTATGCCTTTATGATTCGGCAATCCTTGCCGCCGCTGTTGACGCTCTGCGGCATCGCCTGCCTGATTATCGGTGTAATCTACGCCATGCGAGTGAAACCAGAACCTGTCGTGGTAGAAGTCACGGTTCCGGTTTCACGGACAGAGTGA
- a CDS encoding AraC family transcriptional regulator — MQGVPEHFTDERDYAQFRHLPTLPGIELYHAHICRYAFEPHTHEAFGIGTIDDGAERFRYRGAKHIAPVDSLVLMNPDELHTGESATEDGWRYRMIYIPPDVLESVSGEKGWWFTDVVRHDPATARQLAMTLAALWQTTDPLASESLLLSLIALFRPHARIAQRQIVEPFHRFDIVKAYLRENFAHTITLKELAALVSLSPYHFLRQFKAQFHVTPHQMLMAIRLYEAKQMLTRGMAASHVAVAVGLADQAHLTRTFAQRYGVTPIRYQKQVYPIQR; from the coding sequence ATGCAGGGCGTACCAGAACACTTTACCGATGAAAGAGACTATGCCCAGTTTCGGCACTTGCCGACGCTGCCCGGCATAGAGCTTTATCACGCGCATATCTGCCGCTATGCCTTTGAGCCACACACGCATGAGGCGTTTGGCATCGGTACCATCGACGACGGTGCAGAGCGATTCCGCTACCGCGGTGCCAAACATATTGCGCCTGTCGATTCGTTAGTCTTGATGAACCCCGATGAACTGCATACCGGGGAGTCCGCCACGGAAGACGGCTGGCGCTATCGCATGATCTACATTCCGCCCGATGTGCTGGAGAGCGTCTCCGGCGAGAAAGGCTGGTGGTTTACCGACGTCGTGCGCCACGATCCGGCGACCGCACGTCAACTGGCAATGACGCTGGCTGCGCTATGGCAGACGACCGACCCATTAGCAAGCGAAAGCCTGCTGCTGTCGCTGATTGCGCTTTTCCGCCCCCATGCGCGTATTGCACAACGTCAAATTGTTGAACCGTTCCATCGCTTTGACATAGTGAAAGCCTATCTGCGAGAGAATTTCGCCCACACCATTACCTTAAAAGAGTTAGCGGCACTGGTTTCCCTCAGCCCGTACCACTTCCTGCGCCAGTTCAAAGCTCAGTTTCACGTGACGCCGCACCAGATGCTGATGGCAATTCGGCTGTATGAGGCCAAGCAGATGCTGACACGCGGTATGGCGGCCTCCCATGTCGCCGTCGCCGTTGGGCTGGCCGATCAGGCGCATCTGACCCGCACTTTTGCTCAGCGCTATGGCGTCACACCTATTCGCTATCAAAAGCAGGTTTATCCGATTCAACGCTAG
- a CDS encoding ABC transporter permease yields the protein MLWRLLRQSWRRNIRRKSLAVLTVFLAAGLISALLAVSIDIGDKMARELKSYGANILIEPAGQAAMPALFGERSNPLEGQDFLDEAELPNIKDIFWRNNIVGFAPLLSGDVEINGQPVAVLGTFFSQPVAVPDEEDYRTGQITVSPYWQVAGQWPQEPVTTENVAQALVGKQLATQMGWKVGDKLALHGSKGDVTVDISGILSSGGDEEGRLVMPLATVQSLLGLAGKIQAIRVSALTVPENELSRRARENLEALNAEEYDLWYCTAYVSSIAHQLEEAISGSVVRPIWQVAASEGVVIDKIQLLLAVVTFAALVASAMGIASLMTSTIMERAKEIGLMKALGARQWQIMLLFYLEAALSGLAGGIAGCVAGWGLAKAIGLMLFGVPLSFAWIVIPCVLVISMLIAIIGTWFPARKIAKLYPVEVLYGR from the coding sequence ATGCTGTGGCGACTGTTACGCCAGTCCTGGCGCAGAAATATTCGGCGCAAATCGCTGGCCGTACTGACCGTGTTTTTGGCGGCCGGGTTGATCTCCGCGCTGCTGGCGGTATCCATCGATATCGGCGATAAAATGGCGCGTGAGTTGAAGTCCTACGGCGCGAATATTTTGATTGAGCCCGCAGGTCAGGCGGCGATGCCCGCGCTGTTTGGCGAGCGCAGTAATCCGCTGGAAGGACAGGATTTTCTAGATGAAGCCGAGCTGCCGAATATCAAAGACATCTTCTGGCGCAATAATATTGTCGGTTTCGCGCCGCTGTTGAGCGGTGATGTCGAGATCAATGGTCAGCCCGTTGCCGTACTGGGCACCTTCTTTTCTCAGCCGGTCGCGGTGCCGGATGAGGAGGACTATCGCACGGGACAAATAACCGTTAGTCCTTACTGGCAGGTGGCAGGGCAGTGGCCCCAGGAACCGGTGACGACAGAAAATGTAGCGCAGGCACTGGTGGGAAAACAGCTGGCGACGCAAATGGGCTGGAAAGTGGGGGATAAACTCGCGCTGCACGGCTCGAAAGGCGACGTGACGGTAGACATTAGCGGCATTCTGAGCAGCGGCGGTGATGAAGAAGGTCGGCTGGTGATGCCGCTGGCAACGGTGCAGTCGCTACTTGGGCTAGCCGGTAAAATCCAGGCTATTCGCGTGTCAGCGTTAACCGTGCCAGAAAATGAGCTGTCGCGGCGGGCGCGTGAAAATCTGGAAGCGCTCAACGCCGAAGAATATGACCTCTGGTACTGCACTGCGTATGTCTCTTCGATTGCGCACCAGTTGGAAGAGGCGATTTCCGGTTCGGTTGTGCGCCCCATCTGGCAGGTGGCTGCGTCGGAAGGCGTGGTGATCGACAAGATTCAACTGCTATTGGCGGTGGTGACCTTCGCGGCGCTGGTGGCTTCTGCGATGGGGATCGCCTCACTGATGACCAGCACCATCATGGAGCGTGCCAAAGAAATCGGGCTGATGAAAGCACTGGGTGCGCGCCAGTGGCAGATCATGCTGCTGTTTTATCTCGAAGCGGCGCTGAGCGGCCTGGCGGGCGGTATCGCAGGCTGTGTCGCAGGCTGGGGGCTGGCAAAAGCGATTGGCCTGATGCTGTTCGGTGTACCGTTGAGTTTCGCGTGGATCGTCATCCCCTGCGTACTGGTGATCTCGATGCTGATTGCCATCATCGGAACGTGGTTCCCAGCACGAAAAATTGCCAAACTGTATCCGGTGGAGGTGCTGTATGGGCGCTAA
- a CDS encoding FtsX-like permease family protein produces MGANSWMNSMFWRLVFRALRLRMQRVSVVFAALTVGAAIVTAMSAVYFDINAKMSQELRTFGANFYIGPARGNSLPQSTFQPIIDNAPAGLINASSPYLYGMARTELEKVVLMGVWFESLRQLAPYWQVTGNWIGVSFDDRNAMIGVKLAERLNVKVGDSITLVGDGGKQRLQIKGIVESGDATDNMLIVNLDLAQKWLDKEGAISNALLSVSNDLGQVDRFAAQLQQQYPQLEIRPILKVSASEGQVLNKIKGLMGLVSAVILVLSSLCVNTTLMAIVGERAREFALQKALGASGRDIIRQMLAETGIIALAAVVCGSLLGFLLAQVLGMAVFNATISLRLPVFPLTLGLSLLVAAVAAVVPTRRAIYVEPAKVLKGE; encoded by the coding sequence ATGGGCGCTAATAGCTGGATGAACAGTATGTTCTGGCGTCTGGTGTTCCGTGCGTTGCGGCTCCGTATGCAGCGCGTTAGCGTCGTGTTTGCTGCTCTGACGGTAGGGGCGGCGATTGTGACAGCGATGTCCGCCGTCTATTTTGATATCAACGCCAAGATGAGCCAGGAACTGCGTACCTTTGGGGCAAATTTTTACATCGGTCCGGCGCGCGGGAATTCACTTCCACAAAGCACGTTTCAGCCAATTATCGATAATGCACCTGCGGGGTTAATCAATGCGTCCAGCCCTTATCTGTATGGCATGGCGCGTACGGAGCTGGAAAAAGTGGTGCTGATGGGCGTGTGGTTCGAATCGCTGCGTCAGTTGGCACCGTACTGGCAGGTTACGGGTAACTGGATTGGCGTCAGCTTCGACGATCGTAATGCCATGATCGGGGTGAAGCTGGCGGAACGGTTAAACGTTAAAGTCGGCGACAGCATCACGCTGGTGGGTGACGGCGGGAAGCAGCGCTTGCAGATTAAAGGCATCGTGGAATCCGGCGATGCAACGGACAACATGCTGATCGTGAATCTGGATCTGGCGCAAAAGTGGCTAGATAAAGAAGGCGCGATCAGTAATGCGTTGCTGAGCGTCAGCAACGATCTGGGACAGGTCGATCGTTTCGCTGCACAGCTTCAACAACAGTATCCGCAACTGGAGATCCGCCCGATTCTGAAAGTGTCGGCGTCGGAAGGTCAGGTGCTGAATAAAATCAAAGGGCTGATGGGGTTGGTATCGGCGGTGATCCTCGTCTTGTCTTCACTGTGTGTGAACACCACGCTGATGGCGATTGTCGGCGAGCGCGCGCGCGAATTTGCGTTACAGAAAGCACTGGGCGCGAGTGGGCGGGACATTATTCGGCAGATGCTGGCAGAAACTGGCATCATCGCGCTGGCGGCCGTGGTGTGTGGTTCGCTGCTGGGGTTCTTGTTGGCACAGGTGCTAGGTATGGCGGTATTCAACGCGACCATTTCGCTGCGCTTGCCCGTGTTTCCGCTCACGCTGGGGCTGTCTTTGCTGGTGGCGGCGGTTGCCGCTGTCGTTCCCACTCGGCGGGCGATTTATGTCGAACCGGCCAAAGTTTTGAAAGGAGAGTAG